The following are from one region of the Falco cherrug isolate bFalChe1 chromosome 19, bFalChe1.pri, whole genome shotgun sequence genome:
- the TIMELESS gene encoding protein timeless homolog isoform X5, producing the protein MDWYMMNCELLATCSALGYLEGEVYHREPDCLESVKDLIRYLRHEDETRDIRQQLGAAQILQNDLLPILVQYPQDKVLFDAVIRLMVNLTQPALLCFGKVPSDATSRHHFLQVLSYLQAYKEAFASEKVFGVLSEKLYDLLQLDWEQRQDEDMLLIERILLLVRNVLHIPPDPTEEQGVDGDASVHDRVLWALHMSGMDDLLKFLASAQVEQQWALHVLEIISLMFRDQSAEELAALGQGQAAAEHGEDIQELETLRQRELAEKRARALQRPSRHSRFGGSYVLQGLKAIGDRDVIFHKGLHNLKSYSHDMGKETRRVPRRRQAAPETETPRRSARNVRLFLRCFCQDFLESCYNRLMLLVKDQLVREKAQQHDETYYLWATAFFMAFNRRRGFRPELVSETVSVRAFHFIEQNLTTYYEMALMDKKEAATWARRMHLALKAYQELLRTVQEMDRSPEQAVRDSSQVIKSNIFYLMEYRELFLTLFRKFDETKQPRSFLRDLVETAHLFLRMLERFCQGRSSLVVQSKRVRKKKKKPRAPAAIAPQPPSTAELEELWAGLVPQLQACLQGEVPLPEDVVPFDAASETPVEEQRTEALLQIQGCLRGARAPQALRLLRSARDIWPEGDVFGTPDTGPPEEMQLLREILFAPLPGHAPPKTEELEEDEEEEEEEEEETVQVSEKEFNFLDYLKRFACAPVVRALVVLLRGYARNSPHTNHCAARLLHRLARDLHMEALLFQLSLFTLFHRLLNDPAAGAYQELVALAKFILGKFFALAATNKKAFVELLFWKSPLAIREMTEGYGSLQDGEGAGRSRVPPWTPQQEQELRELYWKYKEVEGEDIIATILAHLPAPGRTRRQVVKQLVRLGLASSAKDFPRERKGTRIVLWTPEQEEELTRLFEEFQGSEDVLGNIMRHLTARRSRARVVEKLLGLGLVSERKELYKKRRRKGHVPVPGAAGTPALPAQDSSAEDSDGEEEDEDGDEAEEGPMDEHWTPEEGAGQGLAHRLHQEGLAGPLQWLENCLRRTAEDRQVDGVSHPVPLVPLSEENEDAMEDRRFWALLRQLGLRPPSNEQESFWRIPAAITPQQLRRMATSIAHHHHSPPGSPQGPLEPPRCPQDPAPEQLPARLGSGSDSESEEPVPVPNPARPGTKRQREFDSEDEDDGSLAPSSLPPPSGMELAPAAPRSWEDEDKDEDLQPRGRRKRVRRLEEEEEEEG; encoded by the exons aTGGACTGGTACATGATGAACTGCGAGCTGCTGGCTACCTGCAGCGCCCTGGGCTATCTGGAAGGGGAAGTCTACCACCGGGAGCCCGACTGCCTGG AGAGCGTCAAGGACCTGATCCGGTACCTGCGCCATGAGGATGAGACCCGGGATATccggcagcagctgggagcagcacagaTCCTGCAGAATGATCTTCTGCCCATCCTGGTCCAGTACCCGCAGGACAAGGTGCTCTTCGATGCCGTCATTAG GCTGATGGTGAACCTGACGcaaccagctctgctctgctttggcaAAGTGCCGTCAGATGCCACTTCCCGGCACCACTTTCTCCAGGTCCTGTCTTACCTCCAGGCCTACAAAGAA GCTTTTGCCAGTGAGAAAGTTTTTGGAGTGCTCAGCGAGAAGCTCTACGACCTCCTGCAGCTG GACTGGGAGCAGCGGCAAGATGAGGACATGCTGCTGATCGAGAGAATCTTGCTGCTGGTGCGCAATGTGCTCCACATCCCCCCAGACCCCACAGAGGAGCAG GGCGTGGATGGCGATGCCAGTGTGCACGACCGGGTGCTGTGGGCGCTGCACATGAGTGGGATGGATGACCTGCTCAAGTTCCTGGCCAGCGCCCAGGTAGAGCAGCAATGGGCCCTGCACGTCCTGGAGATCATCTCCCTCATGTTCCGCGACCAG AGTGCGGAGGAGCTGgcggcgctggggcaggggcaggcggCTGCCGAGCATGGGGAGGACATACAGGAGCTGGAGACCCTGCGGCAGCGGGAGCTGGCAGAGAAGAGGGCCCGAGCACTGCAGCGCCCATCCAG gcactCCCGCTTCGGTGGCTCCTATGTCCTGCAGGGCCTGAAGGCCATCGGGGACCGGGACGTCATCTTCCACAAAGGGCTCCACAAC CTGAAGAGCTACAGCCATGACATGGGCAAGGAGACACGGCGGGTGCCGCGGCGCCGCCAGGCCGCCCCCGAGACCGAGACCCCCCGCCGCTCTGCCCGCAACGTCCGGCTCTTCCTGCGCTGCTTCTGCCAGGACTTTCTGGAGAGCTGCTACAACCGCCTGATGCTCCTGGTCAAg gaCCAGCTGGTGCGGGAGAAGGCTCAGCAGCATGACGAGACCTACTACCTGTGGGCCACCGCCTTCTTCATGGCCTTCAACCGCCGCCGGGGCTTCCGCCCCGAGCTGGTGTCGGAGACGGTGAGTGTCCGCGCCTTCCACTTCATCGAGCAGAACCTCACCACCTACTATGAGATGGCGCTGATGGATAAGAAGGAGGCGGCAACTTGGGCCCGCAG GATGCACCTGGCCCTGAAGGCGTACCAGGAGCTGCTGCGGACCGTGCAGGAGATGGACCGGTCCCCCGAGCAGGCGGTGCGGGACAGCAGCCAGGTCATCAAGA GCAATATTTTCTACCTGATGGAGTACCGGGAGCTCTTCCTCACTCTTTTCCGCAAGTTCGACGAGACCAAGCAGCCGCGCAGCTTCTTGCGGGACCTGGTGGAGACGGCCCATCTGTTCCTCCGCATGCTGGAGCGCTTCTGCCAGGGCCGCAGCAGCCTCGTGGTGCAG AGCAAGCGTGTGcggaagaagaagaagaagccGCGGGCGCCCGCAGCCATCGCCCCGCAGCCGCCCAGCACCGCGGAGCTGGAGGAGTTGTGGGCAGGATTGGTCCCGCAGCTCCAGGCCTGCTTGCAG GGCGAAGTGCCCCTCCCCGAGGATGTGGTGCCCTTTGATGCTGCCTCAGAGACGCCGGTGGAGGAGCAGCGCACagaggctctgctgcagatccaGGGGTGCCTGCGGGGTGCCCGAGCCCCCCAAGCCCTGCGCCTGCTCCGCTCCGCCAG ggacATCTGGCCTGAAGGGGACGTGTTCGGAACCCCCGACACGGGGCCGCCGGAGGAGATGCAGCTGCTGCGGGAGATCCTCTTTGCTCCCCTGCCTG GGCACGCGCCCCCCAAGActgaggagctggaggaagacgaagaggaggaggaggaagaggaggaagagaccGTGCAGGTGTCGGAGAAGGAGTTCAACTTCCTCGACTACCTGAAACG gTTTGCCTGTGCCCCCGTGGTGCGGGcgctggtggtgctgctgcgGGGGTACGCCCGCAACAGCCCCCACACCAACCACTGCGCCGCGCGCCTGCTGCACCGCCTGGCCCGCGACCTGCACATGGAGGCCCTGCTCTTCCAGCTCTCCCTCTTCACCCTCTTCCACCGCCTCCTCAACGACCCCGCTGCCGGCGCGTACCAG GAGCTGGTGGCCTTGGCCAAGTTCATCCTGGGCAAGTTCTTTGCGTTGGCGGCCACCAACAAGAAGGCTTTCGTGGAGCTGCTCTTCTGGAAGAGTCCATTGGCCATCCGTGAGATGACCGAGGGCTATGGCTCCCTGCAGGACGGAGAGGG ggctggcaggagccgAGTCCCTCCCTGGACcccccagcaggagcaggagctgcggGAGCTGTACTGGAAGTACAAGGAGGTGGAAG GCGAGGACATCATCGCCACCATCCTGGCCCATCTCCCCGCGCCCGGGCGGACGCGGAGGCAGGTGGTGAAGCAGCTGGTgcggctggggctggccagCAGCGCCAAGGACTTCCCACGGGAGAG gaagggCACCCGCATCGTGCTGTGGACGccggagcaggaggaggagctgACACGGCTCTTTGAGGAGTTCCAGGGCTCAGAGG ATGTCCTGGGGAACATCATGAGGCACCTGACAGCGCGGCGGTCACGGGCTCGTGTGGTGGAgaagctgctggggctggggctggtgtcGGAGCGCAAGGAGCTGTACAAGAAGCGCCGGAGGAAGGGCCACGTCCCTGTGCCG GGTGCGGCAGGCACCCCAGCGCTGCCAGCCCAGGACAGCTCAGCAGAGGACAGTGACggcgaggaggaggatgaggatggtgATGAAGCAGAGGAAGGCCCCATGGACGAGCACTGGACACCTGAGGaaggggccgggcagggcctgGCTCATCGCCTGCATCAGGAAG gcCTGGCTGGGCCCCTGCAGTGGCTGGAGAACTGCCTGAGGAGGACGGCTGAGGACCGCCAGGTGGACG GTGTGTCCCACCCTGTGCCGCTGGTGCCGCTCTCAGAGGAGAATGAGGATGCCATGGAGGACCGGCGCTTCTGGGCTCTGCTGCGGCAGCTGGGGCTCCGGCCCCCCAGCAACGAGCAA GAATCCTTCTGGCGCATCCCGGCTGCCATCACTCCTCAGCAGCTCCGCCGCATGGCCACCTCCATcgcccaccaccaccacagccccccagggtccccccAGGGTCCGCTGGAGCCACCCAGGTGCCcccaggaccctgctccag agcagctgccgGCACGGCTGGGGTCAGGGTCCGACTCAGAGAG cGAGGAGCCTGTCCCCGTCCCCAACCCGGCGCGGCCAGGCACCAAGAGGCAACGGGAGTTCGACAGTGAGGATGAGGATGATGGCAGCTTGG CCCCCTCCTCGCTCCCTCCCCCCTCAGGCATGGAGCtggcccccgcagccccccgctcCTGGGAGGACGAGGACAAGGACGAGGACCTGCAGCCCCGGGGGAGGCGGAAGCGTGTCCGAcgcctggaggaggaggaagaggaagagggtTGA
- the TIMELESS gene encoding protein timeless homolog isoform X1: MDWYMMNCELLATCSALGYLEGEVYHREPDCLESVKDLIRYLRHEDETRDIRQQLGAAQILQNDLLPILVQYPQDKVLFDAVIRLMVNLTQPALLCFGKVPSDATSRHHFLQVLSYLQAYKEAFASEKVFGVLSEKLYDLLQLDWEQRQDEDMLLIERILLLVRNVLHIPPDPTEEQGVDGDASVHDRVLWALHMSGMDDLLKFLASAQVEQQWALHVLEIISLMFRDQSAEELAALGQGQAAAEHGEDIQELETLRQRELAEKRARALQRPSRHSRFGGSYVLQGLKAIGDRDVIFHKGLHNLKSYSHDMGKETRRVPRRRQAAPETETPRRSARNVRLFLRCFCQDFLESCYNRLMLLVKDQLVREKAQQHDETYYLWATAFFMAFNRRRGFRPELVSETVSVRAFHFIEQNLTTYYEMALMDKKEAATWARRMHLALKAYQELLRTVQEMDRSPEQAVRDSSQVIKSNIFYLMEYRELFLTLFRKFDETKQPRSFLRDLVETAHLFLRMLERFCQGRSSLVVQSKRVRKKKKKPRAPAAIAPQPPSTAELEELWAGLVPQLQACLQGEVPLPEDVVPFDAASETPVEEQRTEALLQIQGCLRGARAPQALRLLRSARDIWPEGDVFGTPDTGPPEEMQLLREILFAPLPGHAPPKTEELEEDEEEEEEEEEETVQVSEKEFNFLDYLKRFACAPVVRALVVLLRGYARNSPHTNHCAARLLHRLARDLHMEALLFQLSLFTLFHRLLNDPAAGAYQELVALAKFILGKFFALAATNKKAFVELLFWKSPLAIREMTEGYGSLQDGEGAGRSRVPPWTPQQEQELRELYWKYKEVEGEDIIATILAHLPAPGRTRRQVVKQLVRLGLASSAKDFPRERKGTRIVLWTPEQEEELTRLFEEFQGSEDVLGNIMRHLTARRSRARVVEKLLGLGLVSERKELYKKRRRKGHVPVPGAAGTPALPAQDSSAEDSDGEEEDEDGDEAEEGPMDEHWTPEEGAGQGLAHRLHQEGLAGPLQWLENCLRRTAEDRQVDGVSHPVPLVPLSEENEDAMEDRRFWALLRQLGLRPPSNEQESFWRIPAAITPQQLRRMATSIAHHHHSPPGSPQGPLEPPRCPQDPAPAEQLPARLGSGSDSESGASPCPHCCSEEPVPVPNPARPGTKRQREFDSEDEDDGSLAPSSLPPPSGMELAPAAPRSWEDEDKDEDLQPRGRRKRVRRLEEEEEEEG; this comes from the exons aTGGACTGGTACATGATGAACTGCGAGCTGCTGGCTACCTGCAGCGCCCTGGGCTATCTGGAAGGGGAAGTCTACCACCGGGAGCCCGACTGCCTGG AGAGCGTCAAGGACCTGATCCGGTACCTGCGCCATGAGGATGAGACCCGGGATATccggcagcagctgggagcagcacagaTCCTGCAGAATGATCTTCTGCCCATCCTGGTCCAGTACCCGCAGGACAAGGTGCTCTTCGATGCCGTCATTAG GCTGATGGTGAACCTGACGcaaccagctctgctctgctttggcaAAGTGCCGTCAGATGCCACTTCCCGGCACCACTTTCTCCAGGTCCTGTCTTACCTCCAGGCCTACAAAGAA GCTTTTGCCAGTGAGAAAGTTTTTGGAGTGCTCAGCGAGAAGCTCTACGACCTCCTGCAGCTG GACTGGGAGCAGCGGCAAGATGAGGACATGCTGCTGATCGAGAGAATCTTGCTGCTGGTGCGCAATGTGCTCCACATCCCCCCAGACCCCACAGAGGAGCAG GGCGTGGATGGCGATGCCAGTGTGCACGACCGGGTGCTGTGGGCGCTGCACATGAGTGGGATGGATGACCTGCTCAAGTTCCTGGCCAGCGCCCAGGTAGAGCAGCAATGGGCCCTGCACGTCCTGGAGATCATCTCCCTCATGTTCCGCGACCAG AGTGCGGAGGAGCTGgcggcgctggggcaggggcaggcggCTGCCGAGCATGGGGAGGACATACAGGAGCTGGAGACCCTGCGGCAGCGGGAGCTGGCAGAGAAGAGGGCCCGAGCACTGCAGCGCCCATCCAG gcactCCCGCTTCGGTGGCTCCTATGTCCTGCAGGGCCTGAAGGCCATCGGGGACCGGGACGTCATCTTCCACAAAGGGCTCCACAAC CTGAAGAGCTACAGCCATGACATGGGCAAGGAGACACGGCGGGTGCCGCGGCGCCGCCAGGCCGCCCCCGAGACCGAGACCCCCCGCCGCTCTGCCCGCAACGTCCGGCTCTTCCTGCGCTGCTTCTGCCAGGACTTTCTGGAGAGCTGCTACAACCGCCTGATGCTCCTGGTCAAg gaCCAGCTGGTGCGGGAGAAGGCTCAGCAGCATGACGAGACCTACTACCTGTGGGCCACCGCCTTCTTCATGGCCTTCAACCGCCGCCGGGGCTTCCGCCCCGAGCTGGTGTCGGAGACGGTGAGTGTCCGCGCCTTCCACTTCATCGAGCAGAACCTCACCACCTACTATGAGATGGCGCTGATGGATAAGAAGGAGGCGGCAACTTGGGCCCGCAG GATGCACCTGGCCCTGAAGGCGTACCAGGAGCTGCTGCGGACCGTGCAGGAGATGGACCGGTCCCCCGAGCAGGCGGTGCGGGACAGCAGCCAGGTCATCAAGA GCAATATTTTCTACCTGATGGAGTACCGGGAGCTCTTCCTCACTCTTTTCCGCAAGTTCGACGAGACCAAGCAGCCGCGCAGCTTCTTGCGGGACCTGGTGGAGACGGCCCATCTGTTCCTCCGCATGCTGGAGCGCTTCTGCCAGGGCCGCAGCAGCCTCGTGGTGCAG AGCAAGCGTGTGcggaagaagaagaagaagccGCGGGCGCCCGCAGCCATCGCCCCGCAGCCGCCCAGCACCGCGGAGCTGGAGGAGTTGTGGGCAGGATTGGTCCCGCAGCTCCAGGCCTGCTTGCAG GGCGAAGTGCCCCTCCCCGAGGATGTGGTGCCCTTTGATGCTGCCTCAGAGACGCCGGTGGAGGAGCAGCGCACagaggctctgctgcagatccaGGGGTGCCTGCGGGGTGCCCGAGCCCCCCAAGCCCTGCGCCTGCTCCGCTCCGCCAG ggacATCTGGCCTGAAGGGGACGTGTTCGGAACCCCCGACACGGGGCCGCCGGAGGAGATGCAGCTGCTGCGGGAGATCCTCTTTGCTCCCCTGCCTG GGCACGCGCCCCCCAAGActgaggagctggaggaagacgaagaggaggaggaggaagaggaggaagagaccGTGCAGGTGTCGGAGAAGGAGTTCAACTTCCTCGACTACCTGAAACG gTTTGCCTGTGCCCCCGTGGTGCGGGcgctggtggtgctgctgcgGGGGTACGCCCGCAACAGCCCCCACACCAACCACTGCGCCGCGCGCCTGCTGCACCGCCTGGCCCGCGACCTGCACATGGAGGCCCTGCTCTTCCAGCTCTCCCTCTTCACCCTCTTCCACCGCCTCCTCAACGACCCCGCTGCCGGCGCGTACCAG GAGCTGGTGGCCTTGGCCAAGTTCATCCTGGGCAAGTTCTTTGCGTTGGCGGCCACCAACAAGAAGGCTTTCGTGGAGCTGCTCTTCTGGAAGAGTCCATTGGCCATCCGTGAGATGACCGAGGGCTATGGCTCCCTGCAGGACGGAGAGGG ggctggcaggagccgAGTCCCTCCCTGGACcccccagcaggagcaggagctgcggGAGCTGTACTGGAAGTACAAGGAGGTGGAAG GCGAGGACATCATCGCCACCATCCTGGCCCATCTCCCCGCGCCCGGGCGGACGCGGAGGCAGGTGGTGAAGCAGCTGGTgcggctggggctggccagCAGCGCCAAGGACTTCCCACGGGAGAG gaagggCACCCGCATCGTGCTGTGGACGccggagcaggaggaggagctgACACGGCTCTTTGAGGAGTTCCAGGGCTCAGAGG ATGTCCTGGGGAACATCATGAGGCACCTGACAGCGCGGCGGTCACGGGCTCGTGTGGTGGAgaagctgctggggctggggctggtgtcGGAGCGCAAGGAGCTGTACAAGAAGCGCCGGAGGAAGGGCCACGTCCCTGTGCCG GGTGCGGCAGGCACCCCAGCGCTGCCAGCCCAGGACAGCTCAGCAGAGGACAGTGACggcgaggaggaggatgaggatggtgATGAAGCAGAGGAAGGCCCCATGGACGAGCACTGGACACCTGAGGaaggggccgggcagggcctgGCTCATCGCCTGCATCAGGAAG gcCTGGCTGGGCCCCTGCAGTGGCTGGAGAACTGCCTGAGGAGGACGGCTGAGGACCGCCAGGTGGACG GTGTGTCCCACCCTGTGCCGCTGGTGCCGCTCTCAGAGGAGAATGAGGATGCCATGGAGGACCGGCGCTTCTGGGCTCTGCTGCGGCAGCTGGGGCTCCGGCCCCCCAGCAACGAGCAA GAATCCTTCTGGCGCATCCCGGCTGCCATCACTCCTCAGCAGCTCCGCCGCATGGCCACCTCCATcgcccaccaccaccacagccccccagggtccccccAGGGTCCGCTGGAGCCACCCAGGTGCCcccaggaccctgctccag cagagcagctgccgGCACGGCTGGGGTCAGGGTCCGACTCAGAGAG CGGTGCCAGcccctgtccccactgctgcagcGAGGAGCCTGTCCCCGTCCCCAACCCGGCGCGGCCAGGCACCAAGAGGCAACGGGAGTTCGACAGTGAGGATGAGGATGATGGCAGCTTGG CCCCCTCCTCGCTCCCTCCCCCCTCAGGCATGGAGCtggcccccgcagccccccgctcCTGGGAGGACGAGGACAAGGACGAGGACCTGCAGCCCCGGGGGAGGCGGAAGCGTGTCCGAcgcctggaggaggaggaagaggaagagggtTGA
- the TIMELESS gene encoding protein timeless homolog isoform X2, with the protein MDWYMMNCELLATCSALGYLEGEVYHREPDCLESVKDLIRYLRHEDETRDIRQQLGAAQILQNDLLPILVQYPQDKVLFDAVIRLMVNLTQPALLCFGKVPSDATSRHHFLQVLSYLQAYKEAFASEKVFGVLSEKLYDLLQLDWEQRQDEDMLLIERILLLVRNVLHIPPDPTEEQGVDGDASVHDRVLWALHMSGMDDLLKFLASAQVEQQWALHVLEIISLMFRDQSAEELAALGQGQAAAEHGEDIQELETLRQRELAEKRARALQRPSRHSRFGGSYVLQGLKAIGDRDVIFHKGLHNLKSYSHDMGKETRRVPRRRQAAPETETPRRSARNVRLFLRCFCQDFLESCYNRLMLLVKDQLVREKAQQHDETYYLWATAFFMAFNRRRGFRPELVSETVSVRAFHFIEQNLTTYYEMALMDKKEAATWARRMHLALKAYQELLRTVQEMDRSPEQAVRDSSQVIKSNIFYLMEYRELFLTLFRKFDETKQPRSFLRDLVETAHLFLRMLERFCQGRSSLVVQSKRVRKKKKKPRAPAAIAPQPPSTAELEELWAGLVPQLQACLQGEVPLPEDVVPFDAASETPVEEQRTEALLQIQGCLRGARAPQALRLLRSARDIWPEGDVFGTPDTGPPEEMQLLREILFAPLPGHAPPKTEELEEDEEEEEEEEEETVQVSEKEFNFLDYLKRFACAPVVRALVVLLRGYARNSPHTNHCAARLLHRLARDLHMEALLFQLSLFTLFHRLLNDPAAGAYQELVALAKFILGKFFALAATNKKAFVELLFWKSPLAIREMTEGYGSLQDGEGAGRSRVPPWTPQQEQELRELYWKYKEVEGEDIIATILAHLPAPGRTRRQVVKQLVRLGLASSAKDFPRERKGTRIVLWTPEQEEELTRLFEEFQGSEDVLGNIMRHLTARRSRARVVEKLLGLGLVSERKELYKKRRRKGHVPVPGAAGTPALPAQDSSAEDSDGEEEDEDGDEAEEGPMDEHWTPEEGAGQGLAHRLHQEGLAGPLQWLENCLRRTAEDRQVDGVSHPVPLVPLSEENEDAMEDRRFWALLRQLGLRPPSNEQESFWRIPAAITPQQLRRMATSIAHHHHSPPGSPQGPLEPPRCPQDPAPEQLPARLGSGSDSESGASPCPHCCSEEPVPVPNPARPGTKRQREFDSEDEDDGSLAPSSLPPPSGMELAPAAPRSWEDEDKDEDLQPRGRRKRVRRLEEEEEEEG; encoded by the exons aTGGACTGGTACATGATGAACTGCGAGCTGCTGGCTACCTGCAGCGCCCTGGGCTATCTGGAAGGGGAAGTCTACCACCGGGAGCCCGACTGCCTGG AGAGCGTCAAGGACCTGATCCGGTACCTGCGCCATGAGGATGAGACCCGGGATATccggcagcagctgggagcagcacagaTCCTGCAGAATGATCTTCTGCCCATCCTGGTCCAGTACCCGCAGGACAAGGTGCTCTTCGATGCCGTCATTAG GCTGATGGTGAACCTGACGcaaccagctctgctctgctttggcaAAGTGCCGTCAGATGCCACTTCCCGGCACCACTTTCTCCAGGTCCTGTCTTACCTCCAGGCCTACAAAGAA GCTTTTGCCAGTGAGAAAGTTTTTGGAGTGCTCAGCGAGAAGCTCTACGACCTCCTGCAGCTG GACTGGGAGCAGCGGCAAGATGAGGACATGCTGCTGATCGAGAGAATCTTGCTGCTGGTGCGCAATGTGCTCCACATCCCCCCAGACCCCACAGAGGAGCAG GGCGTGGATGGCGATGCCAGTGTGCACGACCGGGTGCTGTGGGCGCTGCACATGAGTGGGATGGATGACCTGCTCAAGTTCCTGGCCAGCGCCCAGGTAGAGCAGCAATGGGCCCTGCACGTCCTGGAGATCATCTCCCTCATGTTCCGCGACCAG AGTGCGGAGGAGCTGgcggcgctggggcaggggcaggcggCTGCCGAGCATGGGGAGGACATACAGGAGCTGGAGACCCTGCGGCAGCGGGAGCTGGCAGAGAAGAGGGCCCGAGCACTGCAGCGCCCATCCAG gcactCCCGCTTCGGTGGCTCCTATGTCCTGCAGGGCCTGAAGGCCATCGGGGACCGGGACGTCATCTTCCACAAAGGGCTCCACAAC CTGAAGAGCTACAGCCATGACATGGGCAAGGAGACACGGCGGGTGCCGCGGCGCCGCCAGGCCGCCCCCGAGACCGAGACCCCCCGCCGCTCTGCCCGCAACGTCCGGCTCTTCCTGCGCTGCTTCTGCCAGGACTTTCTGGAGAGCTGCTACAACCGCCTGATGCTCCTGGTCAAg gaCCAGCTGGTGCGGGAGAAGGCTCAGCAGCATGACGAGACCTACTACCTGTGGGCCACCGCCTTCTTCATGGCCTTCAACCGCCGCCGGGGCTTCCGCCCCGAGCTGGTGTCGGAGACGGTGAGTGTCCGCGCCTTCCACTTCATCGAGCAGAACCTCACCACCTACTATGAGATGGCGCTGATGGATAAGAAGGAGGCGGCAACTTGGGCCCGCAG GATGCACCTGGCCCTGAAGGCGTACCAGGAGCTGCTGCGGACCGTGCAGGAGATGGACCGGTCCCCCGAGCAGGCGGTGCGGGACAGCAGCCAGGTCATCAAGA GCAATATTTTCTACCTGATGGAGTACCGGGAGCTCTTCCTCACTCTTTTCCGCAAGTTCGACGAGACCAAGCAGCCGCGCAGCTTCTTGCGGGACCTGGTGGAGACGGCCCATCTGTTCCTCCGCATGCTGGAGCGCTTCTGCCAGGGCCGCAGCAGCCTCGTGGTGCAG AGCAAGCGTGTGcggaagaagaagaagaagccGCGGGCGCCCGCAGCCATCGCCCCGCAGCCGCCCAGCACCGCGGAGCTGGAGGAGTTGTGGGCAGGATTGGTCCCGCAGCTCCAGGCCTGCTTGCAG GGCGAAGTGCCCCTCCCCGAGGATGTGGTGCCCTTTGATGCTGCCTCAGAGACGCCGGTGGAGGAGCAGCGCACagaggctctgctgcagatccaGGGGTGCCTGCGGGGTGCCCGAGCCCCCCAAGCCCTGCGCCTGCTCCGCTCCGCCAG ggacATCTGGCCTGAAGGGGACGTGTTCGGAACCCCCGACACGGGGCCGCCGGAGGAGATGCAGCTGCTGCGGGAGATCCTCTTTGCTCCCCTGCCTG GGCACGCGCCCCCCAAGActgaggagctggaggaagacgaagaggaggaggaggaagaggaggaagagaccGTGCAGGTGTCGGAGAAGGAGTTCAACTTCCTCGACTACCTGAAACG gTTTGCCTGTGCCCCCGTGGTGCGGGcgctggtggtgctgctgcgGGGGTACGCCCGCAACAGCCCCCACACCAACCACTGCGCCGCGCGCCTGCTGCACCGCCTGGCCCGCGACCTGCACATGGAGGCCCTGCTCTTCCAGCTCTCCCTCTTCACCCTCTTCCACCGCCTCCTCAACGACCCCGCTGCCGGCGCGTACCAG GAGCTGGTGGCCTTGGCCAAGTTCATCCTGGGCAAGTTCTTTGCGTTGGCGGCCACCAACAAGAAGGCTTTCGTGGAGCTGCTCTTCTGGAAGAGTCCATTGGCCATCCGTGAGATGACCGAGGGCTATGGCTCCCTGCAGGACGGAGAGGG ggctggcaggagccgAGTCCCTCCCTGGACcccccagcaggagcaggagctgcggGAGCTGTACTGGAAGTACAAGGAGGTGGAAG GCGAGGACATCATCGCCACCATCCTGGCCCATCTCCCCGCGCCCGGGCGGACGCGGAGGCAGGTGGTGAAGCAGCTGGTgcggctggggctggccagCAGCGCCAAGGACTTCCCACGGGAGAG gaagggCACCCGCATCGTGCTGTGGACGccggagcaggaggaggagctgACACGGCTCTTTGAGGAGTTCCAGGGCTCAGAGG ATGTCCTGGGGAACATCATGAGGCACCTGACAGCGCGGCGGTCACGGGCTCGTGTGGTGGAgaagctgctggggctggggctggtgtcGGAGCGCAAGGAGCTGTACAAGAAGCGCCGGAGGAAGGGCCACGTCCCTGTGCCG GGTGCGGCAGGCACCCCAGCGCTGCCAGCCCAGGACAGCTCAGCAGAGGACAGTGACggcgaggaggaggatgaggatggtgATGAAGCAGAGGAAGGCCCCATGGACGAGCACTGGACACCTGAGGaaggggccgggcagggcctgGCTCATCGCCTGCATCAGGAAG gcCTGGCTGGGCCCCTGCAGTGGCTGGAGAACTGCCTGAGGAGGACGGCTGAGGACCGCCAGGTGGACG GTGTGTCCCACCCTGTGCCGCTGGTGCCGCTCTCAGAGGAGAATGAGGATGCCATGGAGGACCGGCGCTTCTGGGCTCTGCTGCGGCAGCTGGGGCTCCGGCCCCCCAGCAACGAGCAA GAATCCTTCTGGCGCATCCCGGCTGCCATCACTCCTCAGCAGCTCCGCCGCATGGCCACCTCCATcgcccaccaccaccacagccccccagggtccccccAGGGTCCGCTGGAGCCACCCAGGTGCCcccaggaccctgctccag agcagctgccgGCACGGCTGGGGTCAGGGTCCGACTCAGAGAG CGGTGCCAGcccctgtccccactgctgcagcGAGGAGCCTGTCCCCGTCCCCAACCCGGCGCGGCCAGGCACCAAGAGGCAACGGGAGTTCGACAGTGAGGATGAGGATGATGGCAGCTTGG CCCCCTCCTCGCTCCCTCCCCCCTCAGGCATGGAGCtggcccccgcagccccccgctcCTGGGAGGACGAGGACAAGGACGAGGACCTGCAGCCCCGGGGGAGGCGGAAGCGTGTCCGAcgcctggaggaggaggaagaggaagagggtTGA